The genomic stretch ACTATGACAGCCTTGTAATAGATGCCAGAAATATAGGATTTACCCCATCATTATTCCCTACAGTATACGATGAAAATGGAAATGAAATATACAGTATAGCATACATTAATAAAAATGTTGCCGCTACTAATGGATATATCACATATTCTACAAATTCTTTCCTAACAAATGCTAATATTACAAATATAATAGGTCAAAAACCATATAATGTGGTTGCTTGGAGAGCCAGAGGAAGACTTGCAAGCGATTTGGTTATAGGAAATGAAGATGCAAGTATCATTATGAGCAGTACAAATTTAAAAAATGCTATAAAAAATTGTAAAGTAGTATTCATAATTGATTAATTTTTTGTTCATTTTTTTGTAAAAATATGGTATAGTATCATAGTATATATATTTTAAGGCTGCACATATGAGCATTGATAAAACTTATATAGATGATATTTTTAAAAAACACCCATATATAGACAATATAAAAAAATATGTTTATAATGAAACTGAAAATATAGATTTCAATCCTAAAGAAATAGAATATTCAATATCAAATAATCATATCATATATTCAAAGCTGCTAGATTTATATACTGTGAACAAAGAAGATAACAGCTTAATCAGACTATTTAAAGTTATATCTATGCATGACATAGAAAATATATATATATTTGAAATACTTATAATAAATATAGTATCTGGATTAAGTATAAAAGAAGCTCTCTTAAAATGCATATCTTTAAAAAAAATTAATAATTGGAATAGAGAATATAAAAGGCATTCATATCATATTAACCCTATTTCTAATGAAGTAATGAATGCAAAAATGAACACATTTATATATTTATATTATGCCAAAAAGTATTTCCCAAAAGAAACTGAACATTACATAGATGATATATTAAGTTCAAATACAGAGAATATTATTTCAGAATACAAAGAAGATATATTAATACCTTTAATGGCTTCTGCTCAAAAAATATATTACGGAGATTACAGTAATATAGATAAACTCCTTGAATACTCTGATAAGGCAGAATACTTAGATGCTATACTTTCTTTAATATTGGTTATAGATAGAGACGAAAAAATTCAAAATAAATTTTTATTTTTATTTGAAAACAAATTATTAAATGAAAATAAAGATTTACTTATAAACTTAGCCTATTTAGTAAGATTGTTCTTTCTTACAAGAAAAAATTTAATAACTAAATTTCAGGATAAAAATTTTAATGAGTTTTTAGATTATTTGGACAGCTTTAAAATACCTAAATATTTTATATTTTTGGTAAAATATTTAGATTATAATGTATTAATAAACTCCAACAAAATCTTTTACGGAATAAAATTATTATATCAAAAAGATAAAGAAGCATTTTATAAACTTTCTGATATCTTAAAGCAAGTTGAAATACCGTATATCATAGAAATAAAATCAGTATTAACATGCATACTTTTAAATGCAAAAGATGACAAAGCAGATATAAATGTACTAGAAAAAAGTATAGATTATTTTATAGCAAATCTAAAAAGTGAAATAGAAAAAATATATGGTAAGAAATCAGATAATATATTTGAGCTTTTAGAAAGTATAGATAAATATAACATAAATATTACACTTAGTAATGAAATAATATTTGCAGCAAAAATTATTTCATTAATGTACGACTATAATGAAAAGGCTAGAAAAATAGTAAGAGCTTTATTAAAATCTATGCCTTATAATCTTGCTATACCATTAATGATTAAAGATAGAAAAGAGTTTTATAATATAAAATTAAAAGAAATATTAGAATATCTTGAGGGATATGATTTAGATTTAAAAGATTTAATAATAACATATATTTACAGCTACCCTATATATATATTTAAACAACAGTATATTCTTAAACTTATAAACAAACATACTGATTATGTAATAGATTTATTTCATGATAAAAAGTTTTTGAAAGCAGTTTCACATAAAAGTTATGCTTTAATAGATTTTTTAGAAATGTTATACAAAAAAGATAAGGCTGCTTTAACAAATTATTCGGCACTATGCTATGTACTGCATTTAAAAGATAAAGAAGTATTAAAATGTGCTTTGGAATTGATAGAAAAAGATGAGTACAATTCCAGACCTTATGTAGAAAGCTCTATACATGCCTATAGGGAAGATGTACAGTTTCATCTAAAGAATATCATAAAAAGATGGAACTATAACAGAAAAAGTTTTAAATTCCAAACAATAAATGATGTAATACAATATATAGATGATTATTATGATTATAATTATGAACATATGATTGATTTTATAGATAAGGCATTGATATCTGATGTAGTTTTGAGAAAGGATAAAAACACAAAAGTACCTGTAAGAGTAATGAAATATATACTTCTTGAATACATGCTTCTTGAAGAGCCGTATAGAATAAGAGATATAGATAAAATTGCTGATTTATTTGACATGCCTTCTTTTAGAGCTGCTCTTGAGAATGTATACAGATACTGGATAGATAATGGTGCTGATGAAAATAAAAAGAATATTATTATACCATACTGTATTTATGCTGACTACAATCAAATAGTAAATTTATACGACAGAATAGAATACTGGCATGATAATTTCAAATCATCTCTAGCAGCATATATAATACCTGCAATAGCTATGAATGGTGAAAAATTTGCTCTTATGATAATAAATAATATTAT from Brachyspira murdochii DSM 12563 encodes the following:
- a CDS encoding DUF4132 domain-containing protein, encoding MSIDKTYIDDIFKKHPYIDNIKKYVYNETENIDFNPKEIEYSISNNHIIYSKLLDLYTVNKEDNSLIRLFKVISMHDIENIYIFEILIINIVSGLSIKEALLKCISLKKINNWNREYKRHSYHINPISNEVMNAKMNTFIYLYYAKKYFPKETEHYIDDILSSNTENIISEYKEDILIPLMASAQKIYYGDYSNIDKLLEYSDKAEYLDAILSLILVIDRDEKIQNKFLFLFENKLLNENKDLLINLAYLVRLFFLTRKNLITKFQDKNFNEFLDYLDSFKIPKYFIFLVKYLDYNVLINSNKIFYGIKLLYQKDKEAFYKLSDILKQVEIPYIIEIKSVLTCILLNAKDDKADINVLEKSIDYFIANLKSEIEKIYGKKSDNIFELLESIDKYNINITLSNEIIFAAKIISLMYDYNEKARKIVRALLKSMPYNLAIPLMIKDRKEFYNIKLKEILEYLEGYDLDLKDLIITYIYSYPIYIFKQQYILKLINKHTDYVIDLFHDKKFLKAVSHKSYALIDFLEMLYKKDKAALTNYSALCYVLHLKDKEVLKCALELIEKDEYNSRPYVESSIHAYREDVQFHLKNIIKRWNYNRKSFKFQTINDVIQYIDDYYDYNYEHMIDFIDKALISDVVLRKDKNTKVPVRVMKYILLEYMLLEEPYRIRDIDKIADLFDMPSFRAALENVYRYWIDNGADENKKNIIIPYCIYADYNQIVNLYDRIEYWHDNFKSSLAAYIIPAIAMNGEKFALMIINNIIYMSKNKKLKNAAIESFKKASECLNIPIDNLFDKVLPNLGFNTERNKIINYGKQSFTLQLLSDSYLEIIDNSNHKIIKELPDAIDGDDEEKVKNAKMDLVNIRNSLEAIITYQKEKLKKVMFNGRKWDYETFFEVFVENPVMQYFTLAFVWGVYDEDNNLIECFRYMEDGSLISIDEDLYELPKNIKYYITLYHPIDKDEDYQKIWVYQLELYEINQPVEQIKLKRYFLKESDIENDAIVCLKNKQLSFEYMEKLSKELDMKVEYFEEHVSYYLLDDVLKIAAEINCSLYDEDIEIDNIKFYRLEDHNRFGVNIHPQEISHRFISTLIYYLSLGFYG